One window of Actinomycetota bacterium genomic DNA carries:
- a CDS encoding SDR family oxidoreductase produces the protein MPADGPLSGRVAIVTGSSRGMGRGTAAHLASLGASVAVNYIRSVDLAASLVEEIRSAGGTAESFQADLTTAEGADSLVARTVDAFGAVDILVCNVGGFLRKSFEETTVDEWRWQFAQNSDTMFLCIRAAYPHMRAKGFGRIVTFSAAGAEFPVRQTQFVAYASAKAAVVAMTRALARELGPEGITVNCIAPGIVSDNAATRQEAFAIGPVKHTPTGRVGSAQDIAEAVAFLVRPDADYLTGAVLEVGGGWRL, from the coding sequence TTGCCCGCTGACGGTCCGCTCTCGGGCCGGGTCGCGATAGTCACCGGGTCGTCCCGGGGCATGGGGCGCGGGACCGCCGCCCACCTCGCCTCCCTGGGGGCGTCGGTGGCCGTCAACTACATCCGCTCCGTCGACCTGGCGGCGTCCCTGGTCGAGGAGATCCGCTCCGCCGGCGGCACGGCCGAGTCGTTTCAGGCCGACCTCACCACCGCCGAGGGAGCCGATTCGCTGGTGGCCCGGACCGTGGATGCCTTCGGGGCCGTGGACATCCTCGTCTGCAACGTGGGCGGCTTTCTGCGCAAGTCCTTTGAGGAGACGACGGTGGACGAGTGGCGCTGGCAGTTCGCGCAGAACTCAGACACGATGTTCCTCTGCATCCGGGCCGCCTACCCGCACATGCGGGCCAAGGGCTTCGGCCGGATCGTCACCTTCTCCGCCGCGGGGGCCGAGTTCCCCGTCCGCCAGACGCAGTTCGTCGCCTACGCCTCCGCCAAAGCCGCCGTCGTGGCCATGACGCGGGCCCTGGCACGGGAGCTGGGGCCGGAGGGGATCACCGTCAACTGCATAGCGCCGGGGATCGTGTCGGACAACGCCGCCACGCGCCAGGAGGCCTTTGCCATCGGACCCGTGAAGCACACCCCCACCGGACGAGTCGGCTCCGCCCAGGACATCGCCGAGGCCGTCGCCTTTCTGGTGCGTCCGGACGCCGACTACCTGACGGGGGCCGTCCTGGAGGTGGGAGGCGGCTGGCGCCTGTAG
- a CDS encoding methionine synthase, which yields MNGRRKLEALGINLPLLPTTAVGSYPKPVELTRARTAHARGEIDHAELRRLEQEATAMWMGFQNEIGVDVPVDGEMYRGDMVAFFAEEMDGFERGGLVRSYGNRFYRKPIITSEIGWKQPMTVDWWRYAQSLTEAPVKGMLTGGYTVMDWSFNEHYPDRREAALAFSRELRKEVEALIEAGCRIIQIDEPALSVRAGELDVAIECMRVTTEGLDAYFLTHACFGAFETVFPGMLEMPVDNFDLEMANSGFDLVETFHRHGFGKDLSFGVVDIHSHVVETAEQVAERVRMALQSMPAENLWVDPDCGLKTRTVEEAQAKMRAIVQGTREVRTELSAVAR from the coding sequence GTGAACGGCCGCAGGAAGCTCGAGGCGCTCGGGATCAACCTCCCCCTGCTGCCCACCACGGCCGTGGGCAGCTATCCCAAGCCCGTTGAGCTGACACGGGCCCGCACCGCCCACGCGCGCGGAGAGATCGACCACGCCGAGCTTCGCCGGCTCGAGCAGGAAGCGACGGCGATGTGGATGGGCTTCCAGAACGAGATCGGGGTGGACGTCCCCGTGGACGGCGAGATGTACCGCGGCGACATGGTGGCCTTTTTCGCCGAGGAGATGGACGGGTTCGAGCGCGGGGGCCTGGTGAGGTCCTACGGCAACCGCTTTTACCGCAAGCCGATCATCACGTCCGAGATCGGGTGGAAACAGCCGATGACGGTGGACTGGTGGCGCTACGCCCAGTCGCTCACCGAGGCTCCCGTGAAGGGGATGCTCACCGGCGGCTACACGGTCATGGACTGGTCGTTCAACGAGCACTACCCCGACCGCCGCGAGGCGGCGCTGGCCTTCTCAAGGGAGCTTCGCAAGGAGGTCGAGGCGCTGATCGAAGCCGGCTGCAGGATCATCCAGATAGACGAGCCCGCGCTGTCGGTGCGGGCCGGCGAGCTCGACGTGGCCATCGAGTGCATGCGGGTCACGACCGAGGGCCTGGACGCCTACTTCCTCACGCACGCCTGCTTCGGCGCCTTTGAGACGGTGTTCCCCGGGATGCTGGAGATGCCGGTGGACAACTTCGACCTGGAGATGGCCAACTCCGGGTTCGACCTCGTCGAGACGTTCCACCGCCACGGCTTCGGCAAGGACCTGTCCTTCGGCGTCGTGGACATCCACTCCCACGTCGTGGAAACCGCCGAGCAGGTGGCCGAACGCGTGCGGATGGCCCTTCAGTCGATGCCGGCGGAGAACCTGTGGGTCGACCCCGACTGCGGGCTCAAGACCCGGACGGTGGAGGAGGCGCAGGCCAAGATGCGGGCGATCGTCCAGGGGACCCGCGAGGTCCGGACGGAGCTGTCGGCCGTTGCCCGCTGA
- a CDS encoding DUF4349 domain-containing protein has product MTHEDIEAQIRHELNDRAENVRVPDGLGARTMEAARTAEPPALTDRVRAWRDARSIGGRHGGFPKLAYASAAAVTVLVLFVIGTGLTTGPARYGSDSRPALVPGSSAGTEDLRRGAPAAGAGRDEKGAPVQSQPEPAIEPDAARSSSQSGGAMGAPAPDTSGQTDDTASRIMPPIGPGQPGTFPPKVIRNAELEVRVRKGRFTSAWSKANGIASKHGGFVTNSSTESLRNRLARGTLTARVPADKLDAAVTDFRALGTMLRHTSSGNDVSGGLVDLDARIRAAQAQEAQLLELLKQARSVSDTIQVRSRLDSVRQEIESLQAQKQHLQGQVDMATIQASIYEPDAAPDRPDDEDGLGDAFDVARRIAMTIFQGLIVSLGLLIPLGLIGLAVWGMFGLIRRRR; this is encoded by the coding sequence ATGACGCACGAAGACATCGAGGCTCAGATCCGCCACGAGCTCAACGACCGGGCGGAAAACGTCCGGGTCCCGGACGGTCTGGGAGCCAGGACGATGGAGGCCGCCCGCACGGCGGAGCCTCCGGCTCTGACCGACCGTGTGCGCGCATGGCGCGACGCGAGGTCGATCGGGGGCCGCCACGGCGGGTTCCCGAAGCTCGCCTACGCGTCCGCAGCCGCGGTCACCGTGCTGGTCCTGTTCGTCATCGGAACAGGTCTGACGACGGGGCCGGCGAGATACGGCTCTGATTCGCGTCCGGCGCTGGTCCCAGGCTCGTCCGCGGGGACCGAGGATCTTCGTCGGGGCGCACCGGCGGCCGGAGCCGGACGGGACGAAAAGGGGGCCCCGGTTCAGTCCCAGCCCGAGCCGGCCATCGAGCCGGACGCCGCACGGAGCAGCAGCCAGTCGGGCGGGGCGATGGGTGCGCCTGCCCCGGACACTTCCGGCCAGACCGACGACACGGCCAGCCGGATCATGCCTCCCATCGGCCCCGGACAACCCGGCACGTTCCCGCCCAAGGTCATTCGCAACGCGGAACTGGAAGTCCGGGTCCGAAAGGGCAGGTTCACGTCGGCCTGGTCAAAGGCAAACGGCATCGCGTCCAAGCACGGCGGGTTCGTGACGAACTCCTCCACCGAGTCCCTCCGCAACCGGCTGGCGCGGGGAACGCTCACCGCGCGGGTGCCGGCGGACAAGCTGGACGCGGCCGTCACCGACTTCCGGGCCCTCGGCACCATGCTGCGGCACACGAGCAGCGGCAACGACGTGTCCGGGGGCCTGGTCGACCTCGACGCCCGGATCAGGGCGGCGCAGGCCCAGGAGGCCCAGCTGCTGGAACTGCTGAAGCAGGCCCGCAGCGTGTCGGACACGATCCAGGTCCGCTCGCGTCTGGACTCCGTCCGCCAGGAGATCGAGTCGCTGCAGGCGCAGAAGCAGCACCTGCAGGGCCAGGTGGACATGGCCACCATCCAGGCCTCGATCTACGAGCCGGACGCAGCCCCCGACCGGCCGGACGACGAGGACGGCCTCGGCGACGCGTTCGACGTGGCGCGGCGGATCGCGATGACGATCTTCCAGGGCCTGATCGTGTCGCTGGGCCTGCTGATCCCGCTCGGCCTCATCGGCCTCGCGGTGTGGGGCATGTTCGGGCTCATTCGCCGCCGACGCTGA
- a CDS encoding RNA polymerase sigma factor: MRAETDMAMEMLERWVETYQPLVYKAAYLILRNAEGAEDVAQESFIRASRSLGRLRPGEDIRGWLYRIAVNTALNELRSQRRKVRAMSRLAVPDLGSDVSFEEATTRRSAVGQALDRLPDRLRVPVILRYYLDMSEADIARALAVRPGTVKSRLHDARQRLASDEAIAAAAG; this comes from the coding sequence ATGCGAGCAGAGACGGACATGGCGATGGAAATGCTCGAACGATGGGTCGAGACGTACCAGCCGCTGGTCTACAAGGCGGCGTACCTGATCCTGCGCAACGCAGAGGGGGCCGAGGACGTGGCACAGGAGTCGTTTATCAGGGCCTCCAGGTCGCTCGGCAGGCTGCGGCCCGGTGAGGACATCCGCGGATGGCTCTACCGGATCGCGGTGAACACGGCGCTCAACGAGCTGAGGTCGCAGCGGCGCAAGGTCCGCGCCATGTCCCGGCTCGCCGTGCCCGACCTCGGGTCCGACGTCTCGTTCGAGGAGGCCACCACCCGCCGCTCGGCCGTCGGCCAGGCGCTGGACCGGCTCCCGGACCGGCTCAGGGTCCCCGTGATCCTGCGCTACTACCTCGACATGTCCGAGGCGGACATCGCGCGTGCTCTTGCCGTCCGTCCCGGCACGGTGAAGTCCCGCCTGCACGACGCGCGCCAACGGCTGGCCTCCGACGAGGCGATCGCGGCCGCCGCCGGATGA
- a CDS encoding tetrahydrofolate dehydrogenase/cyclohydrolase catalytic domain-containing protein, producing the protein MADIIDGKKIAAEIREEVRVRAADVAAKGVRPALAAVLVGDDPASESYVRGKRKAAEEAGIASELHRMPSSTHAAELAALLDKLNADPGVHGILLQLPLPKHLDADEFLVRLAVAKDVDGLHPSSLGLLAQGRPRFVPCTPAGVQQLLVRSGIEVAGSHVVVVGRSVLVGRPLSILLSNKADGANATVTLCHTSTRDLARFTREADILVVAAGQPRAIGADHVSEGCVVIDVGINRGDDGKLVGDVDFEPVAAKARAITPVPGGVGPMTVAMLLANTVTAAERAVSTA; encoded by the coding sequence ATGGCCGACATCATCGACGGAAAGAAGATCGCCGCGGAGATTCGCGAGGAAGTCCGGGTCCGGGCCGCGGACGTGGCCGCCAAGGGGGTTCGTCCCGCTCTCGCCGCGGTCCTGGTGGGAGACGACCCGGCGTCGGAGTCCTACGTCCGCGGAAAGCGAAAGGCGGCCGAGGAGGCCGGTATCGCCAGCGAGCTGCATCGGATGCCGTCCAGCACGCACGCGGCAGAGCTGGCGGCCCTGCTGGACAAGCTCAACGCCGATCCCGGCGTCCACGGCATCCTGCTGCAGCTCCCCCTGCCCAAGCACCTGGACGCCGACGAGTTCCTCGTCCGGCTGGCGGTTGCCAAGGACGTGGACGGCCTGCACCCGTCCAGCCTGGGCCTCCTGGCGCAGGGGCGGCCGAGGTTCGTCCCCTGCACGCCTGCGGGGGTCCAGCAGTTGCTCGTCCGCTCCGGCATCGAGGTGGCCGGGTCGCATGTGGTGGTCGTCGGACGCAGCGTGCTGGTGGGGCGTCCGCTCTCGATTTTGCTGTCGAACAAAGCGGATGGTGCCAATGCCACGGTCACCCTGTGCCACACGAGCACACGCGACCTGGCCCGGTTCACGCGGGAGGCCGACATCCTCGTGGTGGCGGCCGGACAGCCCCGTGCGATCGGTGCGGACCACGTCTCGGAGGGCTGCGTGGTCATAGACGTCGGGATCAACCGCGGGGACGACGGCAAGCTCGTCGGCGACGTGGACTTCGAGCCCGTCGCCGCAAAGGCGCGCGCGATCACCCCCGTTCCGGGCGGAGTTGGACCGATGACCGTCGCGATGCTGCTGGCCAACACCGTCACGGCCGCTGAGAGGGCAGTCTCGACGGCGTAG
- a CDS encoding GNAT family N-acetyltransferase, with amino-acid sequence MAVRWLTTGAGVARTRRLEGPIRGEARRAVTTRVSVNVFLSVLAIFVWAIVLQVQPTNLFTGFLGMLLMVSLFAAAAAGFMQPACRSPESLNLFALHRRPRGAVPGASIEQAGEDDVPVVLSILDEAAEWMNSRGVDIWGPGTFGDSVRDSVTRGETYVARVDGDPAATMRLCWTDPNVWDDADAENAGYVLRLAVRRAYAGTNLVPRMLEWAEARIRDKGRRWLRLDCSARVDGLKRYYSESGFDFVGEKAVGGGWVAALYQRDAQGSVPGPGHGAPSLASGGSD; translated from the coding sequence GTGGCGGTCCGTTGGCTGACGACGGGCGCCGGCGTCGCCAGGACCCGCCGCCTGGAGGGACCCATCCGCGGGGAGGCCCGGCGGGCCGTTACCACCAGGGTCTCGGTGAACGTGTTCCTGTCCGTGCTGGCGATCTTCGTCTGGGCGATCGTCCTGCAGGTGCAGCCGACGAACCTTTTCACCGGCTTTCTCGGGATGCTGCTCATGGTGTCGCTGTTCGCCGCCGCGGCGGCCGGGTTCATGCAGCCGGCGTGCAGGTCGCCCGAGAGCCTCAACCTGTTCGCGCTGCACCGCAGGCCGCGGGGGGCGGTCCCGGGGGCGAGCATCGAGCAGGCGGGCGAGGACGACGTCCCCGTCGTCCTGTCGATCCTGGACGAGGCCGCGGAGTGGATGAACTCGCGGGGAGTGGACATCTGGGGACCGGGGACGTTCGGCGACAGCGTCCGCGACAGCGTGACCCGCGGCGAGACCTATGTAGCCAGGGTGGACGGCGATCCCGCGGCCACGATGCGGCTGTGCTGGACCGACCCCAACGTGTGGGACGACGCGGATGCGGAAAACGCGGGCTACGTCCTGCGACTGGCCGTCCGCCGGGCCTACGCCGGCACGAACCTGGTGCCGCGGATGCTGGAGTGGGCGGAGGCCCGCATCCGGGACAAGGGCCGTCGATGGCTCCGTCTCGACTGTTCAGCCCGCGTCGATGGGCTGAAGCGTTACTACTCCGAGTCGGGATTCGACTTCGTCGGCGAAAAGGCGGTAGGCGGAGGCTGGGTGGCGGCACTCTACCAGCGCGACGCCCAGGGCTCGGTTCCCGGGCCCGGGCACGGTGCGCCCAGCCTCGCTTCCGGCGGCAGCGACTGA
- the mdh gene encoding malate dehydrogenase yields the protein MKVTVVGAGFVGKMVAHRILQRDLADVVLTDIVEGLPQGLALDMMQSAPIEGFSSSIVGANDYAATEGSDVVVITAGLARQPGMSRADLIGKNTQIISQVVREVAPRSPEAVLMVVTNPLDEMVHVAASVSGFDKPRVMGQAGMLDSARFRYFIAEAVGCRPGDVEAATLGSHGEIMVALPRLATVKGRPVSELLDKQTLDSISERTRDGGAEIVGLLKKGSAYFAPSSGTVAMVEAVLKDTKASMPVCAWVTGQYGLSDIFLGVPAKLGRGGVIEIEEWDLDEAELAELHAAAGIVRERVEGLGL from the coding sequence ATGAAGGTAACCGTCGTGGGAGCCGGTTTCGTAGGGAAGATGGTCGCCCACCGGATCCTGCAGCGCGACCTGGCGGACGTCGTCCTGACGGACATCGTCGAGGGACTTCCGCAGGGCCTTGCGCTGGACATGATGCAGTCGGCCCCCATCGAAGGTTTCTCGTCCAGCATCGTCGGGGCGAACGACTACGCCGCGACCGAGGGATCTGACGTGGTGGTAATCACCGCCGGTCTGGCCCGTCAGCCGGGAATGTCCCGCGCCGACCTGATCGGCAAGAACACCCAGATCATCAGCCAGGTGGTGCGAGAGGTGGCGCCCCGGTCGCCGGAGGCCGTGCTGATGGTCGTGACCAACCCTCTGGACGAGATGGTGCACGTGGCGGCGTCCGTCTCCGGGTTCGACAAGCCGCGCGTGATGGGGCAGGCGGGGATGCTCGACTCCGCCCGCTTCCGCTACTTCATCGCCGAGGCCGTCGGATGCAGGCCGGGCGACGTCGAGGCTGCGACCCTGGGCTCCCACGGGGAGATCATGGTGGCGCTGCCCCGCCTGGCCACCGTCAAAGGGCGACCGGTCTCCGAGCTTCTGGACAAGCAGACCCTGGACTCCATCTCCGAGCGCACCCGCGACGGGGGGGCCGAGATAGTAGGCCTGCTCAAAAAGGGAAGCGCCTATTTCGCGCCCTCCAGCGGCACGGTGGCGATGGTCGAGGCCGTTCTCAAGGACACCAAGGCGTCGATGCCCGTGTGCGCGTGGGTGACCGGGCAGTACGGCCTGTCGGACATCTTCCTCGGCGTCCCGGCGAAGCTCGGGCGCGGCGGCGTCATCGAGATCGAGGAGTGGGACCTCGATGAGGCCGAACTCGCCGAACTGCACGCGGCCGCGGGAATCGTCCGCGAGCGCGTGGAGGGCCTCGGCCTCTGA